Proteins encoded by one window of Cyanobium sp. NS01:
- a CDS encoding 16S rRNA (guanine(527)-N(7))-methyltransferase RsmG has protein sequence MPTAPGLQAAGSLQPEALWSRLGWRPDPDQLRGFEHLQDELRLWNGRRNLTRLVEGDDYWISQVFDSLWPLRALLQSPHAAEPLEMIDVGTGCGFPGLAIALALPRARLTLVDSVGRKLEAVTAMAAALGLDSRVSVRLERVELSGRAVECRGRFALAMARAVAAAPVVAEYLVPLLAPGGQALLYRGQWSGTDQEPLERAARALKAEVSAVTSCDLPAGRGIRHAVWLSPAAPCPQAYPRAVGVPSRHPLGSS, from the coding sequence ATGCCCACTGCCCCCGGACTCCAGGCTGCCGGGAGCCTGCAGCCTGAGGCCCTCTGGAGCCGGCTGGGCTGGCGGCCCGACCCTGACCAGCTCAGGGGTTTTGAGCACCTCCAGGACGAGCTGCGGCTCTGGAACGGGCGCCGCAACCTCACCCGGCTGGTGGAGGGTGACGACTACTGGATCTCGCAGGTGTTCGACAGCCTCTGGCCCCTGCGAGCCCTGCTGCAGAGCCCTCACGCCGCTGAGCCCCTGGAGATGATCGACGTGGGCACCGGCTGCGGCTTTCCCGGCCTGGCCATCGCCCTGGCCCTGCCCCGGGCCCGTCTCACCCTGGTGGACTCCGTGGGACGCAAGCTGGAGGCCGTGACAGCCATGGCTGCGGCCCTGGGACTGGATTCCAGGGTGTCCGTACGTCTGGAGCGGGTCGAGCTCAGCGGCCGGGCCGTGGAGTGCCGCGGCCGCTTTGCCCTGGCCATGGCCAGGGCGGTGGCGGCAGCCCCGGTGGTGGCGGAATACCTGGTGCCATTGCTGGCTCCGGGGGGCCAGGCCCTGCTGTACCGCGGCCAGTGGAGCGGGACCGACCAGGAGCCACTGGAACGGGCCGCTAGAGCCCTCAAGGCGGAAGTCAGCGCCGTGACGTCCTGCGATCTGCCCGCTGGGCGGGGCATCCGCCATGCGGTGTGGCTCAGCCCTGCGGCCCCATGCCCGCAGGCCTATCCCAGGGCCGTGGGGGTACCCAGCCGGCACCCCCTGGGCAGCAGCTGA
- a CDS encoding DUF3143 domain-containing protein produces the protein MPELPADHTPLYHHPLPDLEAWLRHLGAVQSPSNTCLWDLHRPAWSAQIELEVEDLKVSWQADGRDCVRQFPYGLSRADVEAAILAGP, from the coding sequence ATGCCCGAGCTCCCTGCCGACCACACCCCCCTGTACCACCATCCGCTGCCGGATCTGGAGGCCTGGCTCCGCCATCTCGGTGCCGTACAGAGCCCCTCCAACACCTGCCTCTGGGATCTGCACCGGCCCGCCTGGAGTGCCCAGATCGAATTGGAGGTGGAGGATCTCAAGGTGAGCTGGCAGGCCGATGGCCGCGACTGCGTGCGCCAGTTCCCCTATGGGCTCTCGCGCGCCGACGTGGAGGCGGCGATCCTGGCCGGCCCCTGA
- a CDS encoding ferredoxin yields the protein MTTGIDPALAFTAPSQREQPAATGHEPVLGGALRQQAVWVDEAVCIGCRYCAHVAGNTFLVEETWGRSRAIRQDGDSTDRIQEAIDTCPVDCIHWVAYEALPSLAEQLSQQDIQPLGFPNPSRVRRTLPRREARPSA from the coding sequence ATGACCACCGGCATCGATCCAGCCCTGGCCTTCACGGCCCCGAGTCAGCGCGAGCAGCCAGCCGCCACGGGGCATGAGCCCGTTCTCGGCGGTGCCCTGCGCCAGCAGGCCGTGTGGGTGGATGAGGCCGTCTGCATCGGCTGCCGCTACTGCGCCCACGTGGCCGGCAACACCTTTCTGGTGGAGGAAACCTGGGGACGCTCCAGGGCGATTCGCCAGGACGGTGACAGCACCGACAGGATCCAGGAGGCCATCGACACCTGCCCCGTGGACTGCATCCACTGGGTGGCCTATGAGGCGCTCCCCTCGCTTGCCGAGCAGCTCTCCCAGCAGGACATCCAGCCCCTCGGTTTCCCCAACCCTTCCCGGGTCCGGCGCACCCTGCCCCGTCGGGAAGCCCGTCCATCGGCCTAG
- a CDS encoding HEAT repeat domain-containing protein, whose product MPATPGPYPESPQELYLDPDVLAQELAQELLGDPLDELDGAEDSTVDVVAECQLGLTLLAGAHEQRMQGLRIFCEHRDPRSVPLLLPLLEASCPILRMSAVYALGRNPSPQAVAPLLALLASDDNGYVRKAVAWSLGNYPEAPVLNPLIRALQVDIAAVRLWAASSLADAGSTGPAKADPAAAQLLLSLRIDSEPAVRSNSAWGLGRLFPDLVQPRQQELVECLLHTMLHDAESGVRDEARLALEQLEQPEVLERLQTLVDEGLLA is encoded by the coding sequence CTGCCAGCCACGCCGGGCCCCTATCCGGAGAGCCCCCAGGAGCTGTATCTCGACCCTGACGTGCTGGCCCAGGAACTGGCCCAGGAGTTGCTCGGCGATCCCCTCGATGAGCTCGATGGCGCCGAGGACAGCACGGTGGACGTGGTGGCCGAATGCCAGCTGGGCCTGACCCTGCTCGCCGGGGCCCACGAGCAGCGCATGCAGGGCCTGCGTATCTTCTGCGAGCACCGCGACCCCCGCTCGGTGCCCCTGCTGCTGCCCTTGCTGGAGGCCTCCTGCCCGATCCTGAGGATGAGCGCGGTCTACGCCCTGGGCCGTAACCCCAGCCCCCAGGCCGTGGCTCCGCTGCTGGCCCTGCTGGCCAGCGACGACAACGGCTATGTGCGCAAGGCCGTGGCCTGGAGCCTCGGCAACTACCCCGAGGCCCCGGTGCTCAACCCCCTGATCCGGGCCCTGCAGGTGGACATTGCGGCGGTGCGCCTCTGGGCCGCCAGTTCCCTGGCGGATGCCGGCAGCACCGGGCCGGCCAAGGCGGATCCGGCGGCCGCCCAGCTGCTGCTGAGTCTGCGCATTGACAGTGAGCCGGCGGTGCGCAGCAACAGTGCCTGGGGCCTGGGCCGCCTCTTCCCGGATCTGGTGCAGCCGCGCCAGCAGGAGCTGGTGGAGTGTCTGCTCCACACCATGCTTCACGACGCCGAGTCGGGCGTGCGCGATGAAGCGCGGCTCGCCCTCGAGCAACTGGAGCAGCCCGAGGTGCTGGAGCGGCTCCAGACCCTGGTGGATGAGGGGCTGCTGGCCTGA
- a CDS encoding aldo/keto reductase, giving the protein MIPTRRFGRTELAMPVLSLGGMRFQQSWTDLPAEQISAESQANLAATLDQARSRGLHHIETARHYGSSERQLGWLLSQRPDPCRILQTKVPPQEDPAAFEAELSLSFERLAVERVDLLAIHGVNLPEHLHHTLRPGGCMEVARRWQRQGRIGHVGFSTHASLELILEAIASDAFDYINLHWYFIRQDNQPALELATRHDMGVFVISPTDKGGHLHTPSPRLQELCAPLHPIVFNDLFCLSAAGIHTISVGASCPADLELHLEAVGLLDQAERLLPPVLDRLEQARREALGPRWLESWQEGLPDWSEAPGAINLPVLLWLHNLLEAWDLEGFARARYGLLGSGGHWFPGANADALDTTVSAQALDRALAGSPWREEIPPLLRRLRQRLGGAPVQRLSSAA; this is encoded by the coding sequence ATGATTCCCACCCGTCGCTTCGGCCGCACCGAGCTGGCCATGCCGGTGCTCTCCCTGGGGGGCATGCGTTTCCAGCAGAGCTGGACAGACCTTCCCGCCGAGCAGATCAGCGCTGAGAGCCAGGCCAATCTGGCCGCGACCCTGGATCAGGCCAGGTCGAGGGGGTTGCACCACATCGAGACCGCCCGCCATTACGGCAGCTCCGAGCGCCAGCTGGGCTGGTTGCTGAGCCAGCGGCCCGATCCCTGCCGCATCCTCCAGACCAAGGTGCCCCCCCAGGAGGATCCGGCCGCCTTCGAGGCCGAGCTCAGCCTCAGCTTTGAGCGGCTCGCGGTGGAGCGGGTCGATCTGCTGGCCATCCATGGCGTCAACCTGCCGGAGCATCTGCACCACACCCTGCGCCCGGGCGGCTGCATGGAGGTGGCGCGGCGCTGGCAGCGCCAGGGGCGCATCGGCCATGTGGGCTTCTCCACCCACGCCAGCCTGGAGCTGATTCTCGAGGCCATCGCCAGCGACGCCTTCGACTACATCAATCTGCACTGGTATTTCATCCGCCAGGACAACCAGCCCGCGCTGGAGCTGGCCACCCGCCACGACATGGGCGTGTTCGTGATCAGCCCCACGGACAAGGGAGGCCATCTGCACACCCCCTCCCCGCGGCTGCAGGAGCTGTGCGCGCCCCTGCATCCGATCGTGTTCAACGACCTGTTCTGCCTCTCGGCCGCCGGGATCCACACGATCAGCGTTGGGGCCTCCTGCCCGGCAGACCTGGAGCTGCATCTGGAGGCCGTGGGTCTGCTGGATCAGGCCGAGCGCCTGCTGCCGCCTGTGCTGGATCGGCTTGAGCAGGCCCGCCGCGAGGCGCTTGGGCCGCGCTGGTTGGAGAGTTGGCAGGAGGGACTGCCGGACTGGTCTGAGGCACCCGGAGCGATCAACCTGCCGGTGCTCCTGTGGCTCCACAACCTGCTGGAGGCCTGGGATCTCGAAGGCTTCGCCAGGGCCCGCTACGGCCTGCTGGGCAGCGGTGGCCACTGGTTTCCTGGCGCCAATGCCGATGCTCTCGACACCACCGTCAGCGCACAGGCCCTGGATAGGGCCCTGGCCGGCAGCCCCTGGAGAGAGGAGATCCCGCCGCTGCTGCGCCGCCTGCGGCAACGCCTCGGCGGCGCCCCGGTGCAGCGGCTCAGCTCGGCCGCCTGA
- a CDS encoding DUF2997 domain-containing protein translates to MAQHTIRFRIRPDGRVEELVEGVQGQGCEQLTERIEARLGSVQQRSSTAEAYQPSRQLQNESQTTQLT, encoded by the coding sequence ATGGCGCAACACACCATCCGCTTCCGCATCCGGCCTGACGGCCGGGTCGAAGAGCTGGTGGAGGGCGTTCAGGGTCAGGGCTGCGAGCAGCTCACCGAGCGCATCGAAGCCCGGTTGGGCAGCGTCCAGCAGCGAAGCAGCACCGCGGAGGCCTACCAGCCGTCCCGGCAGCTCCAGAACGAATCCCAGACCACCCAGCTCACCTGA
- a CDS encoding DUF1257 domain-containing protein — MSHFSTVKTELRDRGALLEALSDLGHDPREGELSVRGYRGQSELAQVAISQSNGADIGFRFNASQGRYELVTDLDLWKQQVPVERFLAQLTQRYALRTVLSASLDEGFQVSEQANQADGSIELVVTRWS, encoded by the coding sequence ATGTCCCACTTCAGCACCGTCAAGACCGAGCTCCGTGACCGCGGCGCCCTGCTCGAAGCCCTCAGCGACCTGGGCCACGATCCCCGCGAAGGGGAGTTGTCGGTGAGGGGTTACCGCGGCCAGAGCGAACTGGCCCAGGTGGCGATCAGCCAGTCCAATGGCGCCGACATCGGTTTCCGCTTCAATGCCAGCCAGGGGCGCTACGAACTGGTCACCGACCTCGACCTCTGGAAGCAGCAGGTTCCCGTGGAGCGCTTCCTGGCCCAGCTCACCCAGCGCTACGCCCTTCGCACCGTGCTCTCTGCCAGCCTCGACGAGGGCTTCCAGGTGAGCGAACAGGCCAACCAGGCCGATGGCAGCATCGAACTGGTGGTGACCCGCTGGAGCTGA
- a CDS encoding sodium:solute symporter family protein has translation MHTIDWLILIGYLVSSLLLGLWLARRNRDQSDYFVAGRSLKGWLAGASMAATTFSVDTPLYVAGLVGVRGLAGNWEWWSFGVAHVAMAVVFAPLWRRSGVLTDAAFTELRYGGATAAWLRGIKAFLFALPINCIGIGYAFLAMAKVSEALGLAPTPEARLTLLAIVGVLVLIYTAAGGLWAVVVTDMVQLVLALAGATAVAVAAVHAAGGMDALLASLRALERPELLSMVPWQVEGGRIRWLEGAGISVPTFTAYIALQWWSFRRSDGGGEFIQRLLATRNEREARVAGWVFLGVNYLLRSWPWILVALAAVVLLPDQTDWEQSYPLLAVRLLPPVALGLVVVSLVAAFMSTVSTAVNWGASYLTHDLYQRFMRPRASERELLLIAQLASVLLVVLGVITALLSNNIGTVFRLVIAIGTGPGVVLVLRWFWWRVNAAAELAAMVGGFLVGFATSVVPLLRIDDYGERLLVTTAVTGVVWIGVMVSTPPESAEVLEHFVRQVRPAGPGWRGWRQRTGVEPEETLLQLLTQLVSSCAVLFGALLGIGGFLLKLPLWGWGGLAVAVLGALALQQGRRLQGQLRGLLGQTPQG, from the coding sequence GTGCACACGATCGACTGGCTGATCCTGATCGGCTATCTGGTGTCCAGTCTGCTGCTGGGCCTCTGGCTGGCCCGTCGCAACCGCGACCAGTCGGATTACTTCGTGGCCGGACGCAGCCTCAAGGGCTGGCTGGCCGGCGCCTCCATGGCCGCCACCACCTTCTCGGTGGACACCCCCCTCTACGTGGCCGGGCTCGTGGGGGTGCGCGGTCTGGCCGGCAACTGGGAGTGGTGGAGCTTCGGAGTGGCGCACGTGGCGATGGCCGTGGTGTTCGCGCCCCTCTGGCGCCGCAGCGGCGTGCTCACCGATGCTGCCTTCACGGAATTGCGCTATGGCGGAGCCACGGCCGCCTGGCTGCGAGGCATCAAGGCCTTCCTGTTCGCCCTGCCGATCAATTGCATCGGCATCGGCTACGCCTTTCTGGCCATGGCCAAGGTGAGTGAGGCTCTCGGGCTGGCCCCTACGCCTGAGGCCCGTCTCACCCTGCTGGCGATCGTGGGGGTGCTGGTGCTGATCTATACGGCGGCAGGCGGCCTCTGGGCCGTGGTGGTGACGGACATGGTGCAGCTGGTGCTGGCCCTGGCCGGTGCCACGGCGGTGGCCGTGGCGGCCGTGCACGCCGCCGGGGGCATGGATGCCCTGCTGGCCAGCCTGCGGGCCCTCGAACGCCCTGAGTTGCTGTCGATGGTGCCCTGGCAGGTCGAGGGCGGCCGCATCCGGTGGCTGGAGGGGGCAGGCATCTCTGTGCCCACCTTCACGGCCTACATCGCCCTGCAGTGGTGGAGCTTCCGCCGCAGCGACGGTGGCGGCGAGTTCATCCAGCGGCTCCTGGCCACCCGCAACGAGCGCGAAGCCCGGGTGGCGGGATGGGTGTTCCTGGGGGTCAACTATCTCCTGCGCAGCTGGCCCTGGATCCTGGTGGCCCTGGCGGCGGTGGTGCTCCTGCCCGACCAGACCGACTGGGAACAGAGCTATCCCCTGCTGGCGGTGCGGCTGCTGCCACCCGTGGCTCTGGGGCTGGTGGTGGTGTCCCTGGTGGCGGCGTTCATGAGCACGGTGAGCACAGCGGTGAACTGGGGGGCCAGCTACCTCACCCACGACCTCTACCAGCGCTTCATGCGCCCCCGTGCCAGCGAGCGCGAGCTGTTGCTGATCGCCCAGCTGGCCTCGGTGTTGCTGGTGGTGCTGGGGGTGATCACGGCCCTGCTCAGCAACAACATCGGCACGGTGTTCCGGTTGGTGATCGCCATCGGCACCGGTCCCGGGGTGGTGCTGGTGCTGCGCTGGTTCTGGTGGCGGGTCAATGCCGCCGCCGAGCTGGCGGCGATGGTGGGAGGCTTTCTGGTGGGCTTCGCCACGTCAGTGGTGCCGTTGCTGCGCATCGACGACTATGGCGAGCGTCTGCTGGTCACCACCGCCGTAACTGGAGTGGTGTGGATCGGGGTGATGGTCTCCACGCCGCCGGAGTCTGCAGAGGTGCTGGAGCACTTCGTGCGCCAGGTGCGGCCGGCGGGGCCCGGCTGGCGAGGCTGGAGGCAGCGCACCGGCGTTGAACCCGAAGAAACGCTGCTGCAGCTGCTCACCCAGCTGGTCAGCAGCTGTGCGGTGCTGTTCGGCGCCCTGCTCGGCATCGGCGGCTTCCTGCTCAAGCTGCCCCTCTGGGGCTGGGGTGGCCTGGCGGTGGCGGTGCTGGGGGCCCTGGCGCTGCAGCAGGGACGTCGGCTTCAGGGCCAGCTGCGCGGACTGCTGGGGCAGACCCCACAGGGGTGA
- a CDS encoding J domain-containing protein has protein sequence MPPSGSRSSHYALLQLPSTATPEQLRQAFRSLSKLYHPDTTALPKDQAAESFLQLRQAYAVLSNPESRRQYDAELRQELLLASRSVAPPALRLQQPGRPLPVRRALSGGEWLALLLLALALALSLLLGVGLALARGVELARLPSWWPPA, from the coding sequence TTGCCGCCCTCCGGCTCGCGTTCCAGCCATTACGCCCTGCTGCAGCTGCCCTCCACAGCCACGCCGGAGCAGCTGCGGCAGGCCTTCCGCAGCCTGAGCAAGCTGTACCACCCGGATACCACCGCCCTGCCCAAGGATCAGGCCGCTGAGTCCTTTCTGCAGCTGCGCCAGGCCTATGCGGTCCTCAGCAACCCCGAGAGCCGTCGCCAGTACGACGCCGAGCTGCGTCAGGAGCTGCTGCTGGCAAGCCGCAGCGTCGCTCCCCCCGCATTGCGGCTGCAGCAGCCCGGACGGCCCCTGCCCGTGCGACGCGCCCTCTCCGGCGGTGAATGGCTGGCCCTGCTGCTGTTGGCGCTGGCCCTGGCGCTGAGCCTCCTGCTGGGGGTCGGCCTGGCCCTGGCCCGGGGAGTGGAGCTGGCTCGCCTCCCCAGCTGGTGGCCTCCGGCCTGA